Proteins from one Belonocnema kinseyi isolate 2016_QV_RU_SX_M_011 chromosome 8, B_treatae_v1, whole genome shotgun sequence genomic window:
- the LOC117177655 gene encoding JNK-interacting protein 3 isoform X4 encodes MMQDPARVNALKMEQETVYGTHEDSHVVMSEKVQSLAGSIYQEFERMIARYDEDVVKELMPLLVNVLECLDIAYTENQEHEVELELLREDNEQLVTQYEREKQLRKTSDQKLLELEDVAEDERKELVSKIDSLESIVRMLELKTKNSHDHGTNGNATSHTPSPYIIRLEEKESELKREYSRLHDRYTELFKTHVDYMERTKMLVGSSERLENASSARGPGRLPSLGMTQMSRSSGPLSYGFQSLEASINAEDIPEEIPPHVANLKSEMSDTSCEAAIETSDKSQLTDHPRQENKTTTISRHESPETEVPPPVITPTSPTVEKMASTPSGRSRTEREQRSGNTLYQELSFQDADALGEMDEGADITGSWVHPGEYASSVNDNFFGMGKEVENLIMENNELLATKNALNIVKDDLIVKVDELTGEQEILREEVRALQQARDRLRQRVSALEEELKKTKEEAESAAKTSKSDDEEDVPLAQRKRFTRVEMARVLMERNQYKERFMELQEAVRWTEMIRASKTDPASISGGKQTFWRFFSNLFTGPADRGSLVRGPHTMRYSAPTNQVVPAPPLDAMRRRTMKSSRQDFLDQGDTMSSEKLVARRANERREQYRQVRAHVRKEDGRLQAYGWSLPGKPTAPARQPVPVPVYCRPLQETEPGMKIWCGAGVNLSGGKTRDGGSMVGGSVFYAAEARESNSTLKIEAEDAVEHLDKELQESEQRRIEAERLEQQLSSLVWICTSTQKMSKVTVIDANNPAEILKVFNVCQNHLLCIASVPGAKESDYVQGSNDETVQNMSVVDGTKEYSRTNENVGNSNSIGDRAKTDSEAQCEGSSSNEKVTESSEKPESEQNSTTEPQNVQTNADGETVNLGKVHFIKNCGESPEISELSEASEKEATEEDQTPIEKMSSIQPTMWLGAQNGAIFVHSAVAKWAVCLHSVKLKDAALAIVHVQGRVLVALADGTVTIFRRGPDGQWDLSQYHVITLGNPQHSIRCMATVLGKTVWCGYQNKIHVIDPISLTLKCSVDAHPRRESQVRQLAWLGEGVWVSIRLDSTLRLYHAHTHQHLQDVDIEPYVSKMLGTGKLGFSFVRITALLISSNRLWIGTGNGVIISVPLSESAGGSMAISRAQTRGGKGDTPGVGVRVYASDHGVTPGSFVPYCSMAHAQLSFHGHRDAVKMFVAVPGHGGHSVISDGSQPAMLVLSGGEGYIDFRVADEAEDESDVATHLIVWQMVR; translated from the exons ATGATGCAAG ATCCCGCCCGGGTTAATGCTTTAAAAATGGAGCAAGAAACAGTCTACGGAACTCATGAAGACAGTCATGTAGTCATGTCAGAGAAAGTTCAGTCTTTGGCAGGCAGCATTTATCAAGAATTCGAAAGAATGATCGCTCGATACGACGAGGACGTCGTCAAAGAACTAATGCCCTTGTTAGTCAACGTTTTAGAATGTTTGGATATCGCCTACACAGAAAATCAAGAGCACGAAGTAGAATTAGAATTACTTCGAGAGGATAACGAACAACTGGTCACGCAATATGAGAGAGAAAAGCAGCTTCGAAAAACATCAGATCAA AAATTGCTGGAGCTTGAAGATGTCGCTGAGGACGAGCGAAAGGAATTGGTTTCGAAGATTGATAGCCTTGAATCGATCGTTAGGATGCTGGAACTTAAAACCAAGAATTCACACGACCATGGTACAAATGGCAATGCTACCTCTCACACACCATCTCCCTACA TCATAAGACTTGAAGAAAAAGAATCAGAGTTGAAGCGTGAATACTCTCGGTTGCACGATCGGTATACAGAATTATTTAAGACACATGTGGACTATATGGAAAGGACAAAAATGCTCGTGGGCAGTTCAGAAAGACTAGAAAATGCTTCAAGTGCTCGAGGACCTGGTCGATTGCCATCGCTGGGAATGACACAAATGTCGAGGAGTTCTGGACCTCTAAGTTATGGGTTCCAGAGTCTCGAGGCCAGCATAAATGCAGAAGATATTCCAGAGGAGATTCCACCTcatgttgcaaatttaaaatcgGAAATGAGTGATACCAGCTGCGAAGCAGCGATAGAAACTTCAGACAAAAGTCAGCTCACGGATCACCCAAGACAGGAAAACAAAACTACTACCATTTCTAGAC ATGAAAGTCCGGAAACGGAAGTACCACCACCAGTGATTACTCCGACCTCtccaactgttgaaaaaatggccTCGACTCCAAGTGGTCGAAGCAGAACTGAAAGGGAACAACGTAGTGGAAATACGTTGTATCAAGAACTTAGTTTCCAAGATGCAGACGCACTTGGAGAAATGGATGAAGGTGCAGATATTACag GTAGTTGGGTCCATCCTGGAGAATACGCTTCGTCAG TTAACGACAACTTTTTCG GAATGGGCAAAGAGGTCGAGAACCTAATAATGGAGAACAACGAACTTCTAGCCACAAA gAATGCACTCAATATTGTTAAGGACGATTTGATCGTGAAGGTAGATGAGCTAACAGG CGAACAAGAAATTCTTCGAGAGGAGGTTCGAGCTCTTCAGCAGGCGAGAGACCGACTGCGCCAGAGAGTTTCGGCCTTAGAAGAAGAATTGAAGAAAACGAAAGAGGAGGCAGAGTCAGCAGCCAAGACTTCGAAAAGTGATGACGAAGAAGATGTACCTCTCGCCCAAAGGAAAAGATTCACTAGGGTGGAGATGGCTAGGGTCCTAATGGAAAGAAACCAGTACAAAGAACGATTCATGGAATTGCAGGAGGCCGTCAGATGGACGGAAATGATCAGAGCTAGTAAAACTGATCCTGCTAGCATATCGGGTGGCAAGCAAACTTTTTGGAGGTT TTTTAGTAATCTCTTTACAGGCCCGGCAGATCGGGGATCGCTGGTTCGAGGGCCACACACGATGCGTTATAGCGCCCCAACAAATCAAGTTGTACCAGCGCCACCCTTGGACGCGATGCGCAGACGTACAATGAAAAGTAGTCGGCAAGATTTTCTTGACCAGGGAGACACCAT GTCTTCTGAAAAACTTGTGGCTAGACGAGCAAACGAGAGAAGAGAACAATATCGACAAGTTAGAGCTCATGTTAGAAAAGAGGACGGGAGATTGCAGGCTTACGGCTGGAGTTTGCCTGGAAAGCCTACTGCACCAGCTAGACAACCTGTTCCTGTCCCCGTTTATTGTAGACCTCTTCAGGAAACCGAGCCGGGAATGAAA ATATGGTGTGGAGCTGGAGTAAATCTAAGTGGAGGCAAGACTCGAGATGGAGGTTCGATGGTCGGAGGCAGCGTCTTCTACGCCGCAGAAGCTCGAGAAAGCAACAGTACCTTAAAAATCGAGGCAGAAGACGCCGTCGAGCATCTAGACAAAGAACTCCAAGAAAGCGAGCAGCGTCGTATTGAGGCTGAGAGACTCGAACAACAATTGAGTTCCCTAGTTTGGATCTGCACGTCCACCCAAAAGATGTCAAAAGTAACTGTGATAGACGCAAACAATCCGGCGGAGATTCTCAAAGTTTTCAACGTCTGCCAAAACCACTTACTCTGCATAGCGAGTGTGCCTGGTGCCAAAGAGAGCGACTACGTCCAAGGTTCAAACGACGAGACAGTCCAGAACATGAGCGTCGTCGACGGGACTAAAGAATATAGTAGAACAAACGAAAATGTAGGAAATAGCAATTCTATTGGCGATAGAGCAAAGACTGATTCGGAGGCTCAATGCGAGGGCTCTAGTTCAAATGAGAAGGTGACTGAATCTTCAGAGAAGCCAGAAAGTGAACAAAATTCAACAACAGAGCCTCAGAATGTGCAAACGAATGCAGATGGCGAGACCGTGAATTTGGGGAAGgttcatttcattaaaaactgtGGTGAATCTCCGGAAATTAGTGAACTGAGCGAGGCGAGTGAGAAAGAAGCCACTGAAGAGGACCAAACGCctattgaaaaaatgtcttctaTTCAACCAACTATGTGGCTTGGAGCTCAGAATGGAGCCATTTTTGTTCATTCGGCTGTTGCCAAGTGGGCCGTTTGTTTGCATTCAGTGAAACTTAAAGACGCCGCTTTGGCGATAGT TCACGTCCAAGGACGAGTTCTCGTTGCCCTGGCAGATGGGACCGTTACAATATTCCGAAGAGGTCCTGATGGCCAATGGGATCTTTCCCAGTACCATGTGATAACGCTCGGCAACCCTCAGCATTCCATCCGGTGTATGGCGACTGTATTAGGAAAAACAGTCTGGTGTGGTTACCAAAACAAGATTCACGTGATAGATCCGATTTCGTTGACCCTCAAG TGTTCCGTGGACGCACATCCTCGTCGGGAGTCGCAGGTTCGACAACTAGCCTGGCTGGGCGAAGGAGTATGGGTTAGCATCAGGCTAGACTCAACCTTGAGATTATATCATGCCCACACCCATCAGCACCTTCAAGATGTGGACATTGAGCCATATGTTAGCAAAATGCTCGGAACCGGAAAACTAGGTTTTTCCTTCGTCAGAATCACTGCCCTGCTCATCTCCTCAAACAGACTCTGGATCGGAACTGGAAATGGGGTTATCATTTCTGTTCCTCTCTCCGAAa GTGCTGGCGGGTCCATGGCCATTTCGAGAGCACAAACCAGGGGAGGAAAAGGCGACACCCCAGGGGTTGGAGTTCGAGTATACGCTTCAGATCATGGTGTAACTCCAGGAAGCTTTGTGCCTTACTGCAGTATGGCTCACGCTCAGCTTAGCTTCCATGGACACAGGGATGCTGTAAAAATGTTTGTCGCCGTCCCTG GGCATGGAGGCCACAGTGTGATTTCGGATGGATCCCAACCTGCAATGCTAGTCCTGTCTGGTGGGGAAGGTTACATCGATTTTAGAGTTG CAGATGAAGCAGAGGACGAGAGCGACGTAGCAACACATCTGATTGTGTGGCAGATGGTCAG gtga
- the LOC117177655 gene encoding JNK-interacting protein 3 isoform X6 yields the protein MMQDPARVNALKMEQETVYGTHEDSHVVMSEKVQSLAGSIYQEFERMIARYDEDVVKELMPLLVNVLECLDIAYTENQEHEVELELLREDNEQLVTQYEREKQLRKTSDQKLLELEDVAEDERKELVSKIDSLESIVRMLELKTKNSHDHGTNGNATSHTPSPYIIRLEEKESELKREYSRLHDRYTELFKTHVDYMERTKMLVGSSERLENASSARGPGRLPSLGMTQMSRSSGPLSYGFQSLEASINAEDIPEEIPPHVANLKSEMSDTSCEAAIETSDKSQLTDHPRQENKTTTISRHESPETEVPPPVITPTSPTVEKMASTPSGRSRTEREQRSGNTLYQELSFQDADALGEMDEGADITGSWVHPGEYASSVNDNFFGMGKEVENLIMENNELLATKNALNIVKDDLIVKVDELTGEQEILREEVRALQQARDRLRQRVSALEEELKKTKEEAESAAKTSKSDDEEDVPLAQRKRFTRVEMARVLMERNQYKERFMELQEAVRWTEMIRASKTDPASISGGKQTFWRFFSNLFTGPADRGSLVRGPHTMRYSAPTNQVVPAPPLDAMRRRTMKSSRQDFLDQGDTMSSEKLVARRANERREQYRQVRAHVRKEDGRLQAYGWSLPGKPTAPARQPVPVPVYCRPLQETEPGMKIWCGAGVNLSGGKTRDGGSMVGGSVFYAAEARESNSTLKIEAEDAVEHLDKELQESEQRRIEAERLEQQLSSLVWICTSTQKMSKVTVIDANNPAEILKVFNVCQNHLLCIASVPGAKESDYVQGSNDETVQNMSVVDGTKEYSRTNENVGNSNSIGDRAKTDSEAQCEGSSSNEKVTESSEKPESEQNSTTEPQNVQTNADGETVNLGKVHFIKNCGESPEISELSEASEKEATEEDQTPIEKMSSIQPTMWLGAQNGAIFVHSAVAKWAVCLHSVKLKDAALAIVHVQGRVLVALADGTVTIFRRGPDGQWDLSQYHVITLGNPQHSIRCMATVLGKTVWCGYQNKIHVIDPISLTLKCSFSCSVPWTHILVGSRRFDN from the exons ATGATGCAAG ATCCCGCCCGGGTTAATGCTTTAAAAATGGAGCAAGAAACAGTCTACGGAACTCATGAAGACAGTCATGTAGTCATGTCAGAGAAAGTTCAGTCTTTGGCAGGCAGCATTTATCAAGAATTCGAAAGAATGATCGCTCGATACGACGAGGACGTCGTCAAAGAACTAATGCCCTTGTTAGTCAACGTTTTAGAATGTTTGGATATCGCCTACACAGAAAATCAAGAGCACGAAGTAGAATTAGAATTACTTCGAGAGGATAACGAACAACTGGTCACGCAATATGAGAGAGAAAAGCAGCTTCGAAAAACATCAGATCAA AAATTGCTGGAGCTTGAAGATGTCGCTGAGGACGAGCGAAAGGAATTGGTTTCGAAGATTGATAGCCTTGAATCGATCGTTAGGATGCTGGAACTTAAAACCAAGAATTCACACGACCATGGTACAAATGGCAATGCTACCTCTCACACACCATCTCCCTACA TCATAAGACTTGAAGAAAAAGAATCAGAGTTGAAGCGTGAATACTCTCGGTTGCACGATCGGTATACAGAATTATTTAAGACACATGTGGACTATATGGAAAGGACAAAAATGCTCGTGGGCAGTTCAGAAAGACTAGAAAATGCTTCAAGTGCTCGAGGACCTGGTCGATTGCCATCGCTGGGAATGACACAAATGTCGAGGAGTTCTGGACCTCTAAGTTATGGGTTCCAGAGTCTCGAGGCCAGCATAAATGCAGAAGATATTCCAGAGGAGATTCCACCTcatgttgcaaatttaaaatcgGAAATGAGTGATACCAGCTGCGAAGCAGCGATAGAAACTTCAGACAAAAGTCAGCTCACGGATCACCCAAGACAGGAAAACAAAACTACTACCATTTCTAGAC ATGAAAGTCCGGAAACGGAAGTACCACCACCAGTGATTACTCCGACCTCtccaactgttgaaaaaatggccTCGACTCCAAGTGGTCGAAGCAGAACTGAAAGGGAACAACGTAGTGGAAATACGTTGTATCAAGAACTTAGTTTCCAAGATGCAGACGCACTTGGAGAAATGGATGAAGGTGCAGATATTACag GTAGTTGGGTCCATCCTGGAGAATACGCTTCGTCAG TTAACGACAACTTTTTCG GAATGGGCAAAGAGGTCGAGAACCTAATAATGGAGAACAACGAACTTCTAGCCACAAA gAATGCACTCAATATTGTTAAGGACGATTTGATCGTGAAGGTAGATGAGCTAACAGG CGAACAAGAAATTCTTCGAGAGGAGGTTCGAGCTCTTCAGCAGGCGAGAGACCGACTGCGCCAGAGAGTTTCGGCCTTAGAAGAAGAATTGAAGAAAACGAAAGAGGAGGCAGAGTCAGCAGCCAAGACTTCGAAAAGTGATGACGAAGAAGATGTACCTCTCGCCCAAAGGAAAAGATTCACTAGGGTGGAGATGGCTAGGGTCCTAATGGAAAGAAACCAGTACAAAGAACGATTCATGGAATTGCAGGAGGCCGTCAGATGGACGGAAATGATCAGAGCTAGTAAAACTGATCCTGCTAGCATATCGGGTGGCAAGCAAACTTTTTGGAGGTT TTTTAGTAATCTCTTTACAGGCCCGGCAGATCGGGGATCGCTGGTTCGAGGGCCACACACGATGCGTTATAGCGCCCCAACAAATCAAGTTGTACCAGCGCCACCCTTGGACGCGATGCGCAGACGTACAATGAAAAGTAGTCGGCAAGATTTTCTTGACCAGGGAGACACCAT GTCTTCTGAAAAACTTGTGGCTAGACGAGCAAACGAGAGAAGAGAACAATATCGACAAGTTAGAGCTCATGTTAGAAAAGAGGACGGGAGATTGCAGGCTTACGGCTGGAGTTTGCCTGGAAAGCCTACTGCACCAGCTAGACAACCTGTTCCTGTCCCCGTTTATTGTAGACCTCTTCAGGAAACCGAGCCGGGAATGAAA ATATGGTGTGGAGCTGGAGTAAATCTAAGTGGAGGCAAGACTCGAGATGGAGGTTCGATGGTCGGAGGCAGCGTCTTCTACGCCGCAGAAGCTCGAGAAAGCAACAGTACCTTAAAAATCGAGGCAGAAGACGCCGTCGAGCATCTAGACAAAGAACTCCAAGAAAGCGAGCAGCGTCGTATTGAGGCTGAGAGACTCGAACAACAATTGAGTTCCCTAGTTTGGATCTGCACGTCCACCCAAAAGATGTCAAAAGTAACTGTGATAGACGCAAACAATCCGGCGGAGATTCTCAAAGTTTTCAACGTCTGCCAAAACCACTTACTCTGCATAGCGAGTGTGCCTGGTGCCAAAGAGAGCGACTACGTCCAAGGTTCAAACGACGAGACAGTCCAGAACATGAGCGTCGTCGACGGGACTAAAGAATATAGTAGAACAAACGAAAATGTAGGAAATAGCAATTCTATTGGCGATAGAGCAAAGACTGATTCGGAGGCTCAATGCGAGGGCTCTAGTTCAAATGAGAAGGTGACTGAATCTTCAGAGAAGCCAGAAAGTGAACAAAATTCAACAACAGAGCCTCAGAATGTGCAAACGAATGCAGATGGCGAGACCGTGAATTTGGGGAAGgttcatttcattaaaaactgtGGTGAATCTCCGGAAATTAGTGAACTGAGCGAGGCGAGTGAGAAAGAAGCCACTGAAGAGGACCAAACGCctattgaaaaaatgtcttctaTTCAACCAACTATGTGGCTTGGAGCTCAGAATGGAGCCATTTTTGTTCATTCGGCTGTTGCCAAGTGGGCCGTTTGTTTGCATTCAGTGAAACTTAAAGACGCCGCTTTGGCGATAGT TCACGTCCAAGGACGAGTTCTCGTTGCCCTGGCAGATGGGACCGTTACAATATTCCGAAGAGGTCCTGATGGCCAATGGGATCTTTCCCAGTACCATGTGATAACGCTCGGCAACCCTCAGCATTCCATCCGGTGTATGGCGACTGTATTAGGAAAAACAGTCTGGTGTGGTTACCAAAACAAGATTCACGTGATAGATCCGATTTCGTTGACCCTCAAG TGTTCGTTTTCTTGCAGTGTTCCGTGGACGCACATCCTCGTCGGGAGTCGCAGGTTCGACAACTAG
- the LOC117177655 gene encoding JNK-interacting protein 3 isoform X5, with protein MMQDPARVNALKMEQETVYGTHEDSHVVMSEKVQSLAGSIYQEFERMIARYDEDVVKELMPLLVNVLECLDIAYTENQEHEVELELLREDNEQLVTQYEREKQLRKTSDQKLLELEDVAEDERKELVSKIDSLESIVRMLELKTKNSHDHVIRLEEKESELKREYSRLHDRYTELFKTHVDYMERTKMLVGSSERLENASSARGPGRLPSLGMTQMSRSSGPLSYGFQSLEASINAEDIPEEIPPHVANLKSEMSDTSCEAAIETSDKSQLTDHPRQENKTTTISRHESPETEVPPPVITPTSPTVEKMASTPSGRSRTEREQRSGNTLYQELSFQDADALGEMDEGADITGSWVHPGEYASSVNDNFFGMGKEVENLIMENNELLATKNALNIVKDDLIVKVDELTGEQEILREEVRALQQARDRLRQRVSALEEELKKTKEEAESAAKTSKSDDEEDVPLAQRKRFTRVEMARVLMERNQYKERFMELQEAVRWTEMIRASKTDPASISGGKQTFWRFFSNLFTGPADRGSLVRGPHTMRYSAPTNQVVPAPPLDAMRRRTMKSSRQDFLDQGDTMSSEKLVARRANERREQYRQVRAHVRKEDGRLQAYGWSLPGKPTAPARQPVPVPVYCRPLQETEPGMKIWCGAGVNLSGGKTRDGGSMVGGSVFYAAEARESNSTLKIEAEDAVEHLDKELQESEQRRIEAERLEQQLSSLVWICTSTQKMSKVTVIDANNPAEILKVFNVCQNHLLCIASVPGAKESDYVQGSNDETVQNMSVVDGTKEYSRTNENVGNSNSIGDRAKTDSEAQCEGSSSNEKVTESSEKPESEQNSTTEPQNVQTNADGETVNLGKVHFIKNCGESPEISELSEASEKEATEEDQTPIEKMSSIQPTMWLGAQNGAIFVHSAVAKWAVCLHSVKLKDAALAIVHVQGRVLVALADGTVTIFRRGPDGQWDLSQYHVITLGNPQHSIRCMATVLGKTVWCGYQNKIHVIDPISLTLKCSVDAHPRRESQVRQLAWLGEGVWVSIRLDSTLRLYHAHTHQHLQDVDIEPYVSKMLGTGKLGFSFVRITALLISSNRLWIGTGNGVIISVPLSESAGGSMAISRAQTRGGKGDTPGVGVRVYASDHGVTPGSFVPYCSMAHAQLSFHGHRDAVKMFVAVPGHGGHSVISDGSQPAMLVLSGGEGYIDFRVADEAEDESDVATHLIVWQMVR; from the exons ATGATGCAAG ATCCCGCCCGGGTTAATGCTTTAAAAATGGAGCAAGAAACAGTCTACGGAACTCATGAAGACAGTCATGTAGTCATGTCAGAGAAAGTTCAGTCTTTGGCAGGCAGCATTTATCAAGAATTCGAAAGAATGATCGCTCGATACGACGAGGACGTCGTCAAAGAACTAATGCCCTTGTTAGTCAACGTTTTAGAATGTTTGGATATCGCCTACACAGAAAATCAAGAGCACGAAGTAGAATTAGAATTACTTCGAGAGGATAACGAACAACTGGTCACGCAATATGAGAGAGAAAAGCAGCTTCGAAAAACATCAGATCAA AAATTGCTGGAGCTTGAAGATGTCGCTGAGGACGAGCGAAAGGAATTGGTTTCGAAGATTGATAGCCTTGAATCGATCGTTAGGATGCTGGAACTTAAAACCAAGAATTCACACGACCATG TCATAAGACTTGAAGAAAAAGAATCAGAGTTGAAGCGTGAATACTCTCGGTTGCACGATCGGTATACAGAATTATTTAAGACACATGTGGACTATATGGAAAGGACAAAAATGCTCGTGGGCAGTTCAGAAAGACTAGAAAATGCTTCAAGTGCTCGAGGACCTGGTCGATTGCCATCGCTGGGAATGACACAAATGTCGAGGAGTTCTGGACCTCTAAGTTATGGGTTCCAGAGTCTCGAGGCCAGCATAAATGCAGAAGATATTCCAGAGGAGATTCCACCTcatgttgcaaatttaaaatcgGAAATGAGTGATACCAGCTGCGAAGCAGCGATAGAAACTTCAGACAAAAGTCAGCTCACGGATCACCCAAGACAGGAAAACAAAACTACTACCATTTCTAGAC ATGAAAGTCCGGAAACGGAAGTACCACCACCAGTGATTACTCCGACCTCtccaactgttgaaaaaatggccTCGACTCCAAGTGGTCGAAGCAGAACTGAAAGGGAACAACGTAGTGGAAATACGTTGTATCAAGAACTTAGTTTCCAAGATGCAGACGCACTTGGAGAAATGGATGAAGGTGCAGATATTACag GTAGTTGGGTCCATCCTGGAGAATACGCTTCGTCAG TTAACGACAACTTTTTCG GAATGGGCAAAGAGGTCGAGAACCTAATAATGGAGAACAACGAACTTCTAGCCACAAA gAATGCACTCAATATTGTTAAGGACGATTTGATCGTGAAGGTAGATGAGCTAACAGG CGAACAAGAAATTCTTCGAGAGGAGGTTCGAGCTCTTCAGCAGGCGAGAGACCGACTGCGCCAGAGAGTTTCGGCCTTAGAAGAAGAATTGAAGAAAACGAAAGAGGAGGCAGAGTCAGCAGCCAAGACTTCGAAAAGTGATGACGAAGAAGATGTACCTCTCGCCCAAAGGAAAAGATTCACTAGGGTGGAGATGGCTAGGGTCCTAATGGAAAGAAACCAGTACAAAGAACGATTCATGGAATTGCAGGAGGCCGTCAGATGGACGGAAATGATCAGAGCTAGTAAAACTGATCCTGCTAGCATATCGGGTGGCAAGCAAACTTTTTGGAGGTT TTTTAGTAATCTCTTTACAGGCCCGGCAGATCGGGGATCGCTGGTTCGAGGGCCACACACGATGCGTTATAGCGCCCCAACAAATCAAGTTGTACCAGCGCCACCCTTGGACGCGATGCGCAGACGTACAATGAAAAGTAGTCGGCAAGATTTTCTTGACCAGGGAGACACCAT GTCTTCTGAAAAACTTGTGGCTAGACGAGCAAACGAGAGAAGAGAACAATATCGACAAGTTAGAGCTCATGTTAGAAAAGAGGACGGGAGATTGCAGGCTTACGGCTGGAGTTTGCCTGGAAAGCCTACTGCACCAGCTAGACAACCTGTTCCTGTCCCCGTTTATTGTAGACCTCTTCAGGAAACCGAGCCGGGAATGAAA ATATGGTGTGGAGCTGGAGTAAATCTAAGTGGAGGCAAGACTCGAGATGGAGGTTCGATGGTCGGAGGCAGCGTCTTCTACGCCGCAGAAGCTCGAGAAAGCAACAGTACCTTAAAAATCGAGGCAGAAGACGCCGTCGAGCATCTAGACAAAGAACTCCAAGAAAGCGAGCAGCGTCGTATTGAGGCTGAGAGACTCGAACAACAATTGAGTTCCCTAGTTTGGATCTGCACGTCCACCCAAAAGATGTCAAAAGTAACTGTGATAGACGCAAACAATCCGGCGGAGATTCTCAAAGTTTTCAACGTCTGCCAAAACCACTTACTCTGCATAGCGAGTGTGCCTGGTGCCAAAGAGAGCGACTACGTCCAAGGTTCAAACGACGAGACAGTCCAGAACATGAGCGTCGTCGACGGGACTAAAGAATATAGTAGAACAAACGAAAATGTAGGAAATAGCAATTCTATTGGCGATAGAGCAAAGACTGATTCGGAGGCTCAATGCGAGGGCTCTAGTTCAAATGAGAAGGTGACTGAATCTTCAGAGAAGCCAGAAAGTGAACAAAATTCAACAACAGAGCCTCAGAATGTGCAAACGAATGCAGATGGCGAGACCGTGAATTTGGGGAAGgttcatttcattaaaaactgtGGTGAATCTCCGGAAATTAGTGAACTGAGCGAGGCGAGTGAGAAAGAAGCCACTGAAGAGGACCAAACGCctattgaaaaaatgtcttctaTTCAACCAACTATGTGGCTTGGAGCTCAGAATGGAGCCATTTTTGTTCATTCGGCTGTTGCCAAGTGGGCCGTTTGTTTGCATTCAGTGAAACTTAAAGACGCCGCTTTGGCGATAGT TCACGTCCAAGGACGAGTTCTCGTTGCCCTGGCAGATGGGACCGTTACAATATTCCGAAGAGGTCCTGATGGCCAATGGGATCTTTCCCAGTACCATGTGATAACGCTCGGCAACCCTCAGCATTCCATCCGGTGTATGGCGACTGTATTAGGAAAAACAGTCTGGTGTGGTTACCAAAACAAGATTCACGTGATAGATCCGATTTCGTTGACCCTCAAG TGTTCCGTGGACGCACATCCTCGTCGGGAGTCGCAGGTTCGACAACTAGCCTGGCTGGGCGAAGGAGTATGGGTTAGCATCAGGCTAGACTCAACCTTGAGATTATATCATGCCCACACCCATCAGCACCTTCAAGATGTGGACATTGAGCCATATGTTAGCAAAATGCTCGGAACCGGAAAACTAGGTTTTTCCTTCGTCAGAATCACTGCCCTGCTCATCTCCTCAAACAGACTCTGGATCGGAACTGGAAATGGGGTTATCATTTCTGTTCCTCTCTCCGAAa GTGCTGGCGGGTCCATGGCCATTTCGAGAGCACAAACCAGGGGAGGAAAAGGCGACACCCCAGGGGTTGGAGTTCGAGTATACGCTTCAGATCATGGTGTAACTCCAGGAAGCTTTGTGCCTTACTGCAGTATGGCTCACGCTCAGCTTAGCTTCCATGGACACAGGGATGCTGTAAAAATGTTTGTCGCCGTCCCTG GGCATGGAGGCCACAGTGTGATTTCGGATGGATCCCAACCTGCAATGCTAGTCCTGTCTGGTGGGGAAGGTTACATCGATTTTAGAGTTG CAGATGAAGCAGAGGACGAGAGCGACGTAGCAACACATCTGATTGTGTGGCAGATGGTCAG gtga